AAGAAAATCCTTCTGATGAGCACTTCAAACGGAAAACGCGGCGCTGCTTCTGCTTTGGAATACACAAAAAATGTACTTCCCAGATTTGGCGCTACCATTGTTGAAAGCTTTAGTTTTCCTTCATATTCAGAAAACTTTTCGGAAGAATCAAATTCAATTTCCAACGAAGTGCTACTCTTGGGATTTACAGATGTTATTCAAAATTTTGTGCATCAAATTGAGCAATAATGCGAACCATAAAGAAACTTTCTTTTTCTTTAAACGAAAATCTTAAAACAAGTTTACTGCTTTGGGCACAACAGTTTGATGAGGTTGTTTGGATGGACAGCAACAATTATTCACAAAAACATGCCACCTATCAGGCAATTCTGGCAGTCGATGCTTTTACCGCTATAAAAACTGATGCTCACAATGCTTTTGATAAATTAAAAGATTATCAACACTCAACGGCAGATTGGATTTTTGGCTATATGACCTATGACCTTAAAAACGATGTAGAAAAGTTGAATTCCAATAATTTTGATGGCTTGGGTTTTCCGGACCTATATTATTTTCAACCAAAAAAAATTTTCCTTTTTACTGAAAATAGTGTGGAGATGCATTATTTGAATATGGTCGCAGATGAAATTGATAATGATTTCCGGACTATTTCTGAAATTAATCAACACCCCGAAGAACCTGTCCATCAGAAAAATATAAAAATAAGCATCCGGACCTCTAAAGACAACTACCTTCAGAAAGTGGAAGAGGTGCTTGAGCACATTAAGCGGGGAGATATATATGAAGTAAACATCTGTCAGGAATTTTATGCCGAAGATGCTGAAATCAATCCATTGGAAGCATTTATTCAGCTCAATAGAATTTCCAAGCCTCCATTTTCAGTTTTTTTAAAGCTAAACAATATTTTTGCCCTTTCAGCTTCCCCCGAGCGCTATTTAAAAAAAACTGGAACTACTGTTATTTCGCAGCCTATAAAAGGAACGGCCAAGCGTTTGAAAAACAAGAAAAAGGATATAGAAATGGCGCAGCAATTGGCAAAAGACCCAAAAGAGCGCAGCGAAAACATAATGATTACAGATTTGGTGCGAAACGATCTCTCCCGCATTGCCGAAAAAGGAAGTGTTTCCGTTGAGGAACTTTGCGCCATCTATACTTTTGAACAAGTGCATCAAATGATTTCTACGGTTACCTGTAGTGTTTCGCAAAATACCTCCAGCGTTGAAATTTTAAGAAACACCTTCCCAATGGGCAGCATGACGGGTGCACCAAAAATTTCTGCAATGCAGATTATAGAAGAAACAGAAGATGCCAAGCGTGGGCTATACAGCGGGGCTATCGGCTATTTCACGCCCACGGGAGATTTTGACTTTAATGTTGTTATTAGAAGTATTCTCTATAATTCTTCCACTAAATATGTAAGTTTTTCCGTTGGTGGGGCCATTACAATAAATTCTGTGCCCGAAAAGGAATACGAAGAATGTTTACTTAAGGCAAAAGCTATGCGTGAGGTATTACATACTATTTTATAAGTTATTAAACTTATAAATCCTATTTATTAGTTTTTAAGCTAATAAAATACATTTATTAGTTTTTAAGCTAATAAAAAATGTATATTTGAATAAATATTAAAAAATGACCTACTCCGTAATATCTGGCGATATTGTTTCATCAACAGGTTTGCATATCCAAGACCGCAAATTGGTGGAAGAATATCTAAACATTTTGCTCCAAAACTTGAAGAAGGAATTTAATGTGTATGGTCGCATTATAAAAGGTGACTATCTGGAATGTGTGGTTCCGAATGCCTCTCAAGGGCTACAAGTGGCCCTTGCCATAAAAAGCTTTGTAAAGGCAATTCCCATCCAAATGAAAACTTATAAAAGCGAAGATAACAGGATAAAACAGTTCAAAACCCACGGAATAAGGCTAGCAATAGGATATGGAAAACTAAGCCGTTACAAACCGGAAGAAGGTATAATTGATGGCGAGGCCATTTACCTTTCAGGTCGGGAAATAAGTGGGGAGACAACCTACAACAAAGAACGCATCGTTATAAAAAACACCCTGTTTTTTGCATCAAAAAACGAAGATTTTAATAAAAATTTCCAACCTTTACTTGCATTGCTGGATGTTTTATTGAGCAAAGCAACCGCACGACAATGTGAAGTTTTGTACTTAAAATTAATGAACAACCAAGAAGATGAAATAGCCAAACGCCTAGGTATTGGCCAGTCTGCTGTAAATCAGCACTCTACAAGCGTTGGCTGGAATGCTATTGAAGAAGCGGTAAATTATTATAAAATGGTAATTTCAAAATAGAAGCTTATGGGATTAAAGGAATTATTGCTACTTCAATTCATCGCACACCTTTGTTTGGATTACTTTTTCCAAACAGATAAATTGGCAAACCAGAAAAATACAATTGGTTTTAAAAGTTCCTTTTTATATTGGCACGGTTTGGCGTGCTTTGCATTGGCGTGGTTATTTTCGTTGCAAATCAATTTTGTTTTCTTTGCGGCAATAATCGCCATAAGCCATTTCTTATTAGACGGGTTTAAGCGCCACCTTAATAACAATAGCTATTTTGGACGCTATGCTTTTTTTATAGACCAGACTGCACATTTGGCAATCCTTACCTTGGTAGTTTTTTGGTATGATAAATGGCACGCTATAATTCCTTCAATCGAGGTCTCCATAAATTTTAGGTACTTGCTTATAGTTACGGGGTATTTGGTCTGTTTAAAACCAGCAAATATATTTATAAGAGAAGTGTTCAGCTCTACTGAAATTCAAGTTAGTAGCGACAATGAAATGCCCAATGCCGGAAAGGTCATAGGCGTTTTAGAGCGTATTTTAACACTTACATTTATTTTAGTTTCACAATATTCAGCAGTAGGCTTTCTCATTGCCGCAAAATCTATTTTACGTTACGGAAACAATGAAACATTAAAAACGGAATATGTGCTAATAGGGACAATGCTAAGCTTTGGAATTGCCGTTATTGCGGGTATTATTATTAATTTCTTTTAAATTACAATCAGATTGTTAGCCCAATTCATAAAAGATATTGAAATTCATTTTTCTTTTTTAAAAGAAAAAAAACTGCTCATCGCCTGCAGTGGCGGCTTGGACAGTGTGGTTTTAACACATTTGATGAAAAGATCGGGTTTCCAGATTGCACTAGCACACTGTAATTTTTCCCTCCGCGGAAAGGAGAGCGATGATGATGAGATGTTCGTAATCGGTTTGGCAAAACAACTTGAAATTCCTGTGTTTGCTGAAACTTTTGACACCAAAACATTTGCCCGGGAACATAAAATTTCAACCCAAATTGCAGCCCGCGAACTCCGCTACGCTTGGTTTGCTGAAATTTTAAAGGATTTTAAGTATGATTATCTCTTGACCGCCCACCATTTGGATGATGATCTGGAAACATTTTTTATCAACCTTTCACGTGGTACGGGTTTAAATGGCCTCACAGGAATTCCAAAGCAGAACAATAAAATCATTAGACCACTTTTAAATTTTTCAAAAGAAGAAATTTCAAAATTCGCTAATGAAAACAGTTTGAAATGGCGAGAGGATAGCAGCAACAAAAAAACAGATTATCTTCGGAATAAGTTGCGATTGGAAATGCTGCCGAAATTTAAGGAAACCAACGAAGCTATTCTGAAAAATTTTCAAAAAACCCAGCAAAACCTACAAGATTCGCAAAGCCTCATTGATGATTATATGGCTTTGGTCTACAAACTTACAGTAACAGAAGCTGAAAATTCATATAATATAAATATCCCAAAAATTCTGGAACTGCCACATACTGATGCCTTGCTGTATCAATTGTTGTTCGACTTTGGGTTTACGGAGTGGAAAGATGTTTCAAACTTGCTGGACGCACAAACGGGAAAACAGGTTTTTTCAAAAACGCATCGACTTTTAAAGAACCGAGACGAATTAGTACTAACGGAAATCGATACAGAAAAAACCAATTATGAATTTTTAATTTACGAAGATGGAATAACCACGCCGATAAATTTAAAAATAGAACCCTCAAAGTATATTGGCGAAACCGAAAAAAACTTGATTTACGTTGCTTCAGAAAAACTAAACTTTCCATTAAAACTAAGAAAGTGGGAGAGAGGGGATAGTTTTCAGCCTTTCGGAATGACAGGAAAAAAAAAGCTCAGCAAATTTTTCAAAGACGAAAAAATAGCTCTTAATGAAAAGGAAAATATATGGTTGCTTTTATGTGACGAAAAAATAGTTTGGGTAATCGGTCACCGGATGGACGACCGTTTTAAAGTAACGAAAGAGTCAAAGAAGATTTTGAAGATAATTTGGAAAGCCTAATAATACAAAACTCCCGACCAGTGGCCGGGAGTCTTTAACAAACCTAACTTAGTAAACTTTAAAGTGCACCAAGAATATTTTCTATCCCCACAAAAAATATTGCTTTGTGCATTATCCACTAATTCTATAATCCAAATATAGGATAGGAAATAAATTTCCACAATACGTACTTACACGTATTTTTTTTCTGATGGAAATCATTTTGAATTGTAAACAATAATAGTAACTTTCCATTTATGAATAGACCAAAAAAAATAGGGGTTTTAACCAGTGGGGGAGATGCCCCGGGAATGAATGCTGCAATCCGTGCGGTTGTAAGAGCTTGCGCTTATTACAATCTTGAATGTGTAGGCATTTATCGCGGATTGCAAGGTTTGATAGAAGGTGATTTTAAAGAACTTAATGCCCGTACTGTAAAGAATATTATCAACCGCGGTGGAACCTTTCTAAAATCTGCACGATCAAAAGAGTTCCGAACTGAAGAAGGTAGAAAAAAAGCTTTCAATAATCTACAAAACGAAAATATAGATGCCTTGGTCGTTATTGGTGGGGATGGTACTTTTGCAGGCGCTTCCGTTTTTATTAAGGAATTTAACTTCCCGATTGTGGGTCTTCCCGGAACCATAGATAATGATATAAATGGCACCGATTATACAATTGGTTATGATACAGCTCTAAATACTGTGGTGGAAGCCATTGACAAAATTCGAGACACAGCAAACTCACACAATCGCCTTTTTTTGGTAGAAGTAATGGGCCGCGATGCAGGCGACATTGCCTTGAATGCAGGAATAGGGGCTGGAGCCGAGGAGATTTTGATACCCGAACAGAATATGGGCCGCGAACGTTTGGTTGAATCACTAAGCAGAAGTAAAAAATCTGGAAAAACTTCAAGTATTGTTGTGGTTTCCGAAGGAGACCAAATTGGTAAAAACATTTTTGGCCTTGCCCAGTATATCGAAGAAAATTTAAAAGAATATGAAGTTAGGGTTACCGTACTTGGCCATATACAACGGGGCGGCTCCCCAAGTTGTTATGATCGTGTGCTCGCAAGCCGTCTGGGCGTCGGCGCTATTGATGCACTTTTGCGCGGTGAAACTAATGTGATGATTGGTATCGTTCACAATAAAGTAGTTTCAGTTCCTTTTTCAGAAGCAATAAAGGGAAGTAATGAAATAGATGAAGATTTGATTCGCGTGGCAGATATCATTTCAATTTAAAAAAATAAAGAAAAATAAAATTAATAAATGAAGACGAAAATAGGAATTAACGGCTTTGGTCGAATTGGGCGTTTAGCTTTCAGAATAGCATCTCAAAGAAAAGATATTGAAATAGTTGCGGTAAATGATTTGTTGGAAGTAAATCATTTAGCATATTTATTGAAATATGACTCCGTACACGGAAAATATCCCGGAACAGTTGAAGTAAAAAATGGAGATTTGGTAGTTGATGGCAATAAAATAAGGGTTACGTCAGAAAAAAATCCAGCAGACCTGAAATGGAACGATGTAAACGCAGAAATAATCATTGATTGTACAGGAATTTTCAAGGAAGTAGATACTGCCTCATCACACTTAAAAGCGGGAGCAAAAAAAGTGATAATCTCTGCACCTTCCAAAACGGCACCTATGTATGTCATGGGCGTCAACCATACAGAGGTAAAATCTTCGGATACAATTATTTCAAATGCCTCATGCACCACAAACTGTCTTGCGCCGATGGCAAAAATAATAAATGACGAATATGGAATTGTTGAAGCTTTAATGACAACAGTACATTCTGTAACAGCCTCACAGTCCACTGTGGATCAGCCTTCAAAGAAAAATTTCCGAATGGGCAGAAGCGCATTGAGCAATATTATTCCCACAACTACGGGTGCAGCTGTTGCTGTAACTAAAGTTATTCCAGAGTTAAAGGGAAAATTGACTGGAATGGCTTTTCGTGTTCCCACTGCAGATGTTTCGGTGGTTGATTTAACTGTTAGAATTAAAAAAGCAACTACATACGAAGAAATAAAAGCACTTTTCAAGAATGCTTCTGAAAATGAGTATCACGGAATCGTGAATTATACAGAAGACCCAGTGGTTTCGCAGGATTTTGTCTCCGACCCGCATATATGTACTTTTGATGCCAACGCCGGCATTGCGCTTAATGATAATTTCTTTAAGTTAGTGGCTTGGTACGATAACGAATATGGCTATTCTGCAAAATTGGTTGATCTGGCCGCGCACGTTGCAACTTTATAAATTATGATTTTAATAACCGATGGAGGCTCTACAAAATGTGATTGGGTTTTGTTAGATAATTCCGGCAATCTAGTTTTTAAAACAGCTACTTTAGGTCTGAACCCAACGGTTGTTCCAAAAGAAGAATTATTGCTTCGCATTGCCTCAAATGAAGATTTAAAAAATGTTTTCCAAAGTGCTGAACTGCTCGATTTTTATGGGGCTGGTTGTGGCACGCCCACATTGCGAAACATTTTAATGGAAGTTTTGGAAACATTATTTACAAATGCAAAAGTAACCGTTTCCGAAGATATGGTTGCGGCAGTTTTTGCGACTACAACTGAAGCGGGAATTGTGTGCATTTTGGGTACAGGCAGCAACAGTTGTTATTTTGATGGAACTGACATCCATGCGCCAACCCCCGCTTTGGGCTTTATTCTGATGGACGAAGCAAGTGGCAATTATTTCGGAAAAAGATTGATCCGCGATTTTTATTATCATCGAATGCCGAAGGAGATTGCTTCAGAATTTGAGAACCGTTTCAATCTGGAAGCCGATGAAATAAAAATGAATCTGTACAAAAAGCCAAATCCAAACGCATATTTGGCGTCTTTTGCCCAATTCATATTTACACAGAAAGAAATAAACCCATACTTTTACGCGCTGATAAAAGAGGGCATTTCAAATTTTATAGAATGCCGTATTCTTTGTTATGAAAAAGCGCACGAGGTCCCCGTTCATTTTATTGGCTCCATCGCACATTTTTCAAAAGAAATTATAGAAGAATGTTTTGCAGAGCACAACCTTGAACTTGGAAATATCGTTCAACGTCCCATTGATGGTTTGATTGGTTACTATAAAAAAAGAATTCAAAAATCGTAAATCCAAATGTTTTTACCCGCTATAAATCCTACAAAAACAAAAGCTTGGCAAGCACTTGAAAATCATTTTCAAAAAATCAGCGAGCAACAGTTGCAGGATATTTTTGAAAAGGATGCCGATCGCGCCAATCATTTTAAAATTGAATGGCAGAATTTTTACGTAGATTATTCAAAAAATCGAATTACAAAAGAAACCATTTCTCAATTATTGAAACTTGCCGACGAAGTAAAACTTAAGGAGGCCATATACCAACAATTTTCGGGAAAAAAGATTAACGAAACCGAAGATCGTGCCGTGCTGCACACTGCTTTACGTGATTTTGAAAATATGAAGCCCGTAGTAAAAGCCACGCTTCAAAAAATGGAACTTTTTTCGGAAGGAATAGTATCGGGTTCGCATAAAGGGTTCACTGGAAAACCGATTACAGATGTTGTAAATATAGGCATTGGCGGCAGCCATTTAGGGCCAGAGATGGTCACGGAAGCGCTTCATTTTTATAGGAATCATTTAAAAACGCATTTTATCGCAAACATTGATGGCGATGCCGTTGCCGAAATTTTAAGTGAATTAAACCCGGAAACAACTCTTTTTATCATTGTTTCAAAAAGTTTTACAACCCAGGAAACCATTGCAAATGCTATCGTTGTGAAGGAGTGGTTTTTAAAAAGTGCTTCAGAAGCTGACATTCAAAAACATTTTGTGGCAGTTTCGGCAAATATTGAGGGTGCAAAAGAATTTGGTATTTCAGAAGCAAATATTTTCCCGATGCAGGATTGGGTTGGTGGCAGATTTTCACTTTGGAGTTCGGTAGGACTTTCTATTTGTTGTGCTATTAGTTTTAAGAATTTTGAAGCGATGCTGAAAGGCGCTTATGAAATGGATAACCATTTTAAAAATGAAGATTTTGCAGGAAATATTCCCGTGATACTTGCTTTACTTTCAATTTGGTACAATAATTTTTTTAAAGCGGAAAGTGAAGCTGTTGTGGCATATTCACAATACCTTCACAAACTTGTACCTTACCTGCAACAGGCGGTAATGGAAAGCAACGGCAAAAGCGTGGACCGTAATGGGGAAAAAATAGATTACCAAAGCGGGATGATAGTGTGGGGCAATGTCGGTAGTAATTCGCAGCACGCTTATTTTCAGCTTTTGCACCAAGGCACAAAATTGATTCCAACCGATTTTATTGGTTTTAGTCAGTCTTTACACGGCAATAAAGAAAACCATAATATTTTAATGGCTAATTTTTTTGCGCAAACTGAAGCACTTTGGGAGGGAACCCATCATAAAAATATTGAAAATTCTTTTAAATCCTTTGACGGAAACAAACCCACCAATACTATTCTGATAAAAAAATTGTCGCCCAAAAATCTAGGAAGCCTTATTGCGCTTTACGAGCACAAACTTTTCGTTCAAGGCATTATTTGGAATATTTTCAGTTACGACCAATGGGGAGTCGAATTAGGTAAAACCGTGGCAAAAGGAACTCTAAGAGCTATTGAAAGTAAAGACCCCTCTAAGATCAAAAACCAATCAACCGCTAATTTGTTGAAAAAATTTATGAAAGAATAGCTACAAACTTCGCACTTCACATTTCAAACTTCCCACATTTTTTATATCTTTCAGTTATAAACTCCCCGTTTATACTTACTGAATTATGCTTACAAAAGTTTATGGAAGCGCCGTATTTGGCGTGGAGGCAACTACTATTACTGTAGAAGTAAACGTTGATAATGGAATAGGGTATCATTTGGTTGGCCTACCTGATAATGCCATTCGCGAAAGCAATTTTCGTATTGCTGCTGCCCTGCAAAACAACGGTTACAAAATTCCCGGAAAGAAATTGATTCTCAACATGTCTCCGGCAGACCTTCGGAAGGAAGGCTCTGCATATGACCTTACGTTGGCGATGGGTATTCTCGTTGCCACGGAACAGATTGAAGAGCGAAATCCACTTTCGGAATATATTATTATGGGGGAACTTTCCCTTGACGGAAATTTGCAACCCATTCGTGGTGCTTTACCAATTGCGCTGAAAGCAAAAGAGGAAGGTTTTAAGGGATTTATACTTCCGAAACAAAACGCAAAAGAAGCTGCTATCGTTGAAGGAATTGAAGTTTATGGAATTGAGAATATAAAAGAAGTAATCGATTTTTTCAACGAGAACATTCCCCTCGAAAAAACCGAGGTGGATATGGTGGCCGAATTTTACGAGCACTTAGAACATCCCGAACACGATTTTGCCGATGTAAAAGGGCAAGAATCCATTAAACGCTGCATGGAAATTGCCGCTGCGGGCGGTCACAATATTATTTTGATTGGTCCACCCGGTTCGGGAAAAACGATGCTTGCCAAACGTCTGCCCAGCATTCTTCCACCCATGACTTTACAAGAAAGTCTCGAAACTACAAAAATACACAGTGTCGCCGGACGCACTATGGAAAAAGGCGGCATTATGACTTCGCGTCCTTTCCGCAGTCCGCATCATACAATTTCAGATGTTGCCCTGGTTGGTGGCGGACAATATCCGCAGCCGGGTGAAATAAGTTTGGCGCACAACGGCGTGTTGTTTTTGGATGAATTACCCGAATTTAAGCGCGGTGTGTTGGAAGTAATGCGCCAACCCTTGGAAGATCGCGATGTAACAATTTCCCGTGCAAAATTCACAGTTACCTATCCCTCCAGTTTTATGCTCGTGGCGAGTATGAACCCAAGTCCGGGAGGATATTTTAATGATCCTGATGCGCCTGTAATGTCTTCACCTGCAGAAATGCAGCGCTATTTAAGTAAAATTTCCGGTCCGCTTTTGGACAGGATAGACATTCACATAGAAGTAACGCCAGTTCCGTTTGAAAAACTGAGCGACGAACGCCGTGGTGAATCCAGCATTGTAATTAGGGAGCGGGTTACCAATGCCCGCAAAATTCAAGCGGAACGCTTTTTGGAATTTGAAAAAGTACATTACAACGCCCAAATGGGAGTGAAGCAGATTCGTCAGTTTTGTAAACTTGACGAAGCTTCGTTACAACTTTTAAAAACCGCCATGGAACGTTTAAATCTTTCTGCTCGTGCGTATGATCGTATTCTAAAAGTTGCAAGAACCATTGCCGATTTGGAAGCTTCCGAAGAAATAAACGGCAATCACATTTCCGAGTCAATACAATATAGAAGTTTGGATAGGGATGGGTGGTTTGGATAATATTTCGAAATTATTAACCACCGTCTCGTTTTAACTTATTTTTAAGATTTAAACACGCTTCACATAGTATCTTTAAAACTTTCTTAAAATGATACTCAATTATGTTTAAAAACTCACTTAAAATCAGTGTTGTGGCAATAGCTATGGCAACATTGATAGCTTTTTCCTGTAAGTCAAAACAAGAGGCAAGCACCGATGAAAGCGCCAAACTTTCCGTGGAATTTGAAAAATACGAATTAGATAATGGCCTAGATGTAATTCTTCATCAAGATAAAAGCGACCCGATTGTTTCACTCGCCATACAATACGGCGTAGGTTCAAACCGTGAAAAAACGGGACGTACCGGCTTTGCCCACTTGTTTGAGCACATGCTTTTTCAAGAATCTGAAAATGTACCGCAAGACCAGTTTTTTAAAACAATCCAAGATGCCGGAGGAACACTTAACGGCGGAACGTGGAAAGATGGCACGATTTATTATGAAGTGGTGCCCAAAAATGCAATGGAAACCGTAATGTGGCTGGAAAGCGATCGCATGGGTTATTTAATAAATACAGTAACAGAATCTGCCTTTTATAACCAACAAGAGGTAGTGCAGAATGAAAAGCGCCAAAGGGTTGACAATAATCCTTATGGGCACACCAGTTGGGTAATTGACAAAAATTTATATCCCGAAGGGCATCCATACAATTGGCAGGTAATTGGCGAATTGGAAGATCTTCAAAATGCGACTGTGGAAGACGTAAAGGAGTTTTACGATCGCTTTTACGGTCCTAATAATGCAACTTTAGTTTTAGCGGGAGATTTTGAAACCGAGGAAGCCAAAAAAATGATTGAAAAATATTTTGGTGAAATAAAGCGTCGCCAAGAAGTGGAGCCTTTAAAACCACAACCCGTGACTTTAGCGGAGACAAAAAGGCTTTATCATGAAGATAACTTTGCCACAGCCCCCCAACTAAATATGGTTTGGCCAACGGTGCAACAATATACTGAAGATGCGTATGCGCTGGATTTTTTTGGTGAAATACTTTCACAAGGAAAAAAAGCGCCACTGTATAAAGTTTTGGTGAAAGAAAAAGATCTTACCGCCAGAACTACAGCGTACAATAACTCAAGTGAATTGGCGGGCGATTTTCAAATCTCGATAACAGCAAACAATGGAGTTGATCTAGATTCCATTGAAAGTGGTATAAATGAGGCTTTTATCCTTTTTGAAAAAGAAGGAGTGACTGATCGTGATATTGAAAGAATTAAAGCAGGTCTCGAAACCCAATTTTACAACGGAATCAGTAGCGTGTTGGGTAAATCATTCCAATTGGCACGATATAATGTGTTTACCAACGACCCAGGTTTTATTACAGAAGATATTGAAAACATCAAAAAAGTGACCAAGGAAGATGTGGTTCGTGTTTACAATAACTATATAAAAGATAAACCCTACGTAATGACCAGTTTTGTTCCAAAAGGGCAGTTAGAGCTTATCGCTGAAAATTCAGAAAAAGCAAATGTGGTAGAAGAGGAGATTAAGGAAAATGTAACTAAAACCGTTGAAAATGCAGATACGGAAATTGTAAAAACACCTTCCAGCTTTGACCGTTCCACCCCACCGGTTCAAGGGACAGCCCCTGAATTGTCTATTCCCGAAATTTGGAATGCAACGCTTGAAAACGGGATAAAAGTTTCTGGAATTGAGCAGAACGAAATTCCAACCGTTAACTTCAGTTTGGTAATTGAAGGTGGCCACCTACTAGATAATATGCAAAAAAACGGAGTGGCAAACTTAATGAGTGATATTTTAATGGAAGGTACAGCCAATAAAACCCCTGAAGAGTTGGAGGAAGCCATTGACCTTTTGGGTGCAAGCATCAATATGTACACTACGGATGAATCTATCGTAATTAGAGGCAATACCTTGACCCGTAATTTCGATAAAACAATGGATTTGGTAACCGAAATCCTCTTAGAACCGCGTTGGGATGAAGAAGAATTGGGCCGTATTAAAACCAAAACCATTAACCAAATAGAACGTTCCGATGCAAACCCAAATGTAGTTGCAAATCGGGTCTACAATAAAATTCTTTACGGAGAAGACCATATTTTCAGTTATCCTGCTATTGGAACCGTTGAATCTGTAAAGGCAATTACCATGAACGATTTAAAGGAGTATTACAACAAGAATTTTTCGCCTTCTATAAGTTCATTCCAAGTAGTTGGAAAAATTGACAAAGAGGCAGTTTTGAAAGATTTGAAAGGCTTGGAAGAGCGTTGGGCCGCAAAGAAGGTTGCTATTCCTGAATATCCAATTGCAAATAATAGAGATAAAGCCTCCCTTTATTTTGTAGATATTCCAAACGCTAAGCAATCTGTAATTAATGTTGGTTATATAGCATTGCCAAGAACCGATGTCGATTTTTACCCAGCGGAAGTGATGAACTATAAATTGGGTGGCTCTTTTTCAGGAAATGTGAATTTAATCTTGCGTGAAGAAAAAGGCTATACTTATGGTGCACGAACCGGTTTCAGCGGAAGTAAAATTCCTGGAACATTTACAGCTTCTTCAAGCGTTAGAACCAATACCACTGGAGAATCTGTAGAGATTTTTAGGGATGAAATTTCAAAATACAAAGAAGGTATTTCTCCCGAAGATCTTGAATTTACGAAGAATGCACTTATAAAATCTAACGCCCGTCGTTTTGAGACACAGGGTTCACTTTTGGGAATGTTACAAGAAATCAACGAATATAACCTTCCGGCAAATTACATTGAAAAAG
The Aequorivita iocasae genome window above contains:
- the pgi gene encoding glucose-6-phosphate isomerase — encoded protein: MFLPAINPTKTKAWQALENHFQKISEQQLQDIFEKDADRANHFKIEWQNFYVDYSKNRITKETISQLLKLADEVKLKEAIYQQFSGKKINETEDRAVLHTALRDFENMKPVVKATLQKMELFSEGIVSGSHKGFTGKPITDVVNIGIGGSHLGPEMVTEALHFYRNHLKTHFIANIDGDAVAEILSELNPETTLFIIVSKSFTTQETIANAIVVKEWFLKSASEADIQKHFVAVSANIEGAKEFGISEANIFPMQDWVGGRFSLWSSVGLSICCAISFKNFEAMLKGAYEMDNHFKNEDFAGNIPVILALLSIWYNNFFKAESEAVVAYSQYLHKLVPYLQQAVMESNGKSVDRNGEKIDYQSGMIVWGNVGSNSQHAYFQLLHQGTKLIPTDFIGFSQSLHGNKENHNILMANFFAQTEALWEGTHHKNIENSFKSFDGNKPTNTILIKKLSPKNLGSLIALYEHKLFVQGIIWNIFSYDQWGVELGKTVAKGTLRAIESKDPSKIKNQSTANLLKKFMKE
- a CDS encoding YifB family Mg chelatase-like AAA ATPase; its protein translation is MLTKVYGSAVFGVEATTITVEVNVDNGIGYHLVGLPDNAIRESNFRIAAALQNNGYKIPGKKLILNMSPADLRKEGSAYDLTLAMGILVATEQIEERNPLSEYIIMGELSLDGNLQPIRGALPIALKAKEEGFKGFILPKQNAKEAAIVEGIEVYGIENIKEVIDFFNENIPLEKTEVDMVAEFYEHLEHPEHDFADVKGQESIKRCMEIAAAGGHNIILIGPPGSGKTMLAKRLPSILPPMTLQESLETTKIHSVAGRTMEKGGIMTSRPFRSPHHTISDVALVGGGQYPQPGEISLAHNGVLFLDELPEFKRGVLEVMRQPLEDRDVTISRAKFTVTYPSSFMLVASMNPSPGGYFNDPDAPVMSSPAEMQRYLSKISGPLLDRIDIHIEVTPVPFEKLSDERRGESSIVIRERVTNARKIQAERFLEFEKVHYNAQMGVKQIRQFCKLDEASLQLLKTAMERLNLSARAYDRILKVARTIADLEASEEINGNHISESIQYRSLDRDGWFG
- a CDS encoding M16 family metallopeptidase codes for the protein MFKNSLKISVVAIAMATLIAFSCKSKQEASTDESAKLSVEFEKYELDNGLDVILHQDKSDPIVSLAIQYGVGSNREKTGRTGFAHLFEHMLFQESENVPQDQFFKTIQDAGGTLNGGTWKDGTIYYEVVPKNAMETVMWLESDRMGYLINTVTESAFYNQQEVVQNEKRQRVDNNPYGHTSWVIDKNLYPEGHPYNWQVIGELEDLQNATVEDVKEFYDRFYGPNNATLVLAGDFETEEAKKMIEKYFGEIKRRQEVEPLKPQPVTLAETKRLYHEDNFATAPQLNMVWPTVQQYTEDAYALDFFGEILSQGKKAPLYKVLVKEKDLTARTTAYNNSSELAGDFQISITANNGVDLDSIESGINEAFILFEKEGVTDRDIERIKAGLETQFYNGISSVLGKSFQLARYNVFTNDPGFITEDIENIKKVTKEDVVRVYNNYIKDKPYVMTSFVPKGQLELIAENSEKANVVEEEIKENVTKTVENADTEIVKTPSSFDRSTPPVQGTAPELSIPEIWNATLENGIKVSGIEQNEIPTVNFSLVIEGGHLLDNMQKNGVANLMSDILMEGTANKTPEELEEAIDLLGASINMYTTDESIVIRGNTLTRNFDKTMDLVTEILLEPRWDEEELGRIKTKTINQIERSDANPNVVANRVYNKILYGEDHIFSYPAIGTVESVKAITMNDLKEYYNKNFSPSISSFQVVGKIDKEAVLKDLKGLEERWAAKKVAIPEYPIANNRDKASLYFVDIPNAKQSVINVGYIALPRTDVDFYPAEVMNYKLGGSFSGNVNLILREEKGYTYGARTGFSGSKIPGTFTASSSVRTNTTGESVEIFRDEISKYKEGISPEDLEFTKNALIKSNARRFETQGSLLGMLQEINEYNLPANYIEKEEAIVQNMTLEQHKALANKYLDASKMAYLVVGDAATQFAQFKDMGFDEVKLLDKNGEEVKLDDVKL